CTTGGGGCCAGTGGCAGCAGTGTCCCCTCCGCTGGGAGCCAGCCGGAGGATCCAGGCAGCCGTAAGAAGGAGACAGTGGCCAACGGGCATGTGCCCTACTCCCGGACTCTGAGCCACATCAGCGAGGCCAGCGTGGATGCCACGATGGAGGTCAAGACTGCGGAGAGCTCTTGGGAGCCCGCACCCAGCCCAGAGGACACAGGGATGGGCGAGAAAGACGCAGACCCTGGtgctgcagtggcagctgtggcagggcaggacagggccACTGAGGCCAAGCCCCGTGCCTCTGTGGCATGGGCCACTTCCTGCGAGGAGGAGGCTGGCAGGGCCGAGCCAGTGCAGAGCCAGTCACCAGCACAGAGTGACTatggcaccgggacccccacaGCACTGGCACAAGCCTCTGCAGAAGAGAGGCCCGTCCCAACCCCACCACAGCCCACCAGCATCCCTGAGGTGCTGCGGGGGAAGATGGTGGATTCAGGTCTGGAGGAGGCAATTGGCCTTCTGGGCTCAGCTCTGGATGACTATCGGGGACAGTTCCCGGAGCTGCAGCCCCTTGAACGAGAGCTCAAACGTCTGGAGGAGATGCTGCTGGTGAGGGGCTCCCAGCTGTGTCACGGGGCAAGGGTGACAGGGTCATCCTGGCTGGCAATGCCTGGAgatgatggggacagggacagccattGTGGTAGTGCTCTGAGACAATGGAGACAAGACCATCCCTGCTGGCATAGCCCAGGGATGATGGGGATGGGGCCATccctgctggcagtgcccagggatgATGGGGATGGGGCCATCCCTGCTGGCATAGCCCAGGGGTGATGGGGATGGGGCCATccctgctggcagtgcccagggatgATGGGGATGGGGCCATCCCTGCTGGCATAGCCCAGGGATGATGGGGATGGGGCCCATCCCTGATGGCATAGCCTGGTAATGTGGGTGGCAGGGCAATCTTGGCTGGTGAGCCAGGATTCAACTCCACCATGCCTTCCTCCACAGCAGAAGCAAGGCATCTTCCTCAGCCGGGCCTCCAGCATCAGCCTGACAGTGGAGCACGCGCTGGAGAGCTTCAGCTTCCTCAACACCTCCGACATGGAGGACTCAGAgggctctgaggaggagcctcTCCAAGATGAGAGGTGCACAGTGGGGCTCATAGgagggggcacagggcaggagaTGGCCTTGGGGCAGTTGGAATGGGGGATGTTCAGCTCTGCCAGGGTGCCTAAGCATATTTAGACCTGTTCCTCACAGCTTAGGGAACATCCAGAAAGTACCTGGTCCTTCTGGTAGCACCCTGCAGCTCTCTGTGAGAGGTGGGCTGGAggcagcccctgtgcccctggGACTTATCCTCTGCCCtgtgggtggggagggggcaggtcCAGGTGTCCTGTGCTGATCCACTGCCTTGATCTCTCCCTGGCTTGCAGGAGGGCTGGCAGACCCCTGCGTGGCACCAGGGCCCCCAGCGCTGGCGAGATGGGGGCAGATGACACTGGAATGTGCAGTGGTTCTGAGGCCAGCACTGACCCCATGAGCACCGGCAATGAGTTCCTGGATAAGGCTCTGGTGCTTCACCTTAACAACTGCAACAGCCTGCTGCTGGTGAGGATCAGGGTGGGATATGGCGGCAGGAGACACCCTCGGGTGGGCTGTATGTGACCCCTTGAAGGGGGTCTTGCTGCAGCCTGAAGGCTGTGATGTGGGCAGTGAGCTCTGTCACCGAAGTCCCTGTTTTGGCTGTGCCTTGCAGAAGCTGGGCACCTTCGGTCCCCTGCGGTGCCAGGAGATGTATGCCCTGGACAGGCTGCTGCGGGAGTCGCAGGTGCTGGAGATCGTGTGCCAGCTGACGGAGGAGCGCGCAGGAGCAGCCACCTCAGCTGCTGACGGTAAAGAAACAGCTGAGGGGACCCTCTGTGCCACCCTGGAGGCTGTGTGAAACCTGTGTCCACTCGTGGGCATGGCTGGGCATGAGGGACCATGCCAGACAGAGGGCCATGGCCTTGGGGAGGTCTGACAGTGCCTGTCCCCACAGTGGTGCAGTTCTCGACACGGAAGGAGGGCGTGCTGCCCCTTTGGGACCTCTGTGTGGAAGTGCCCAATGTCTACACCTGCCCCGTGGAGCGGTTCCTGCAGGTGCTCAGTGCCCAGTATGCAGCTCCCATCAGCGAGCAGCACCCTGGTTTGGCTGATGCTGGTGAGTGGGTGCccaggggtgtttggggggttgTCAGTGTCACTCAGTGACCATGAGTGGGAGGATATGGGTGCCAGGAGCTCCACAGAGGGGTGACCATGGCTGCTGCACACCCTGATCCTGATTCATTCCTACAGTGTGTGTGAAACTGGTGGAGGATGTGCTGAATCGGCGGCTGCCCCGGAGGCCTGGCAGCGCCCAGAGCGAGCAGGTCACCATCTTCCAGTACTGGAGCCACTTTGAGTCACTCGGTGCCCTGGTGCTTGATACCTACATGATGGAGCTGGCAGAGGAAGGTGGGTGTCCTCCCACCCTCCTTAAGCCCTGGGATGGGGTGCCAGATTGATCACCCTGCAGCAGTGCCATGACCATTCTGGGGCACCACCCAGAGGCTCAGCCATCCTTGGGGTGGGCAAGTCTGATCCAGAGTGCAGCCCAGTCCCATGCTGCCTTCCCATATCCTTGCTATAGGTCCCCAGTGTCTTGGGGAGCAACTCCATGCATTGGGGACCCCTGCATGGGGCCCCCTCTGCCCAGCATGGATCCGGGGTGCCCGGGGATGGGTGGCAGGGGTGTGGGGGCAGTGCCATGTGACTCTCCACACCTTGGCTGAAGCTGATGGCTTCCCGCAGCGCTGCTGGCACAGAACCTCAACTCAGACGACCAGGATGTGGTGCTGCGTGCCCTGAAGCGCGTGCCCGAGGGCCGCCTGAAGAAGGAGGGACTGAAGGCACTGAGCCTGCTCCTCGTGGAGGGCAACAGCAAGGTGGTGAGCGCCGTGTCAGCCCAGCTCCGCAGCCTGGCGGAAAACCCCCGCTTCCGCCAACGGGTACGTGCTGGGCAAGCCAGGGACGAGGTGGGCTGGTGCCACAGCCCCCAGGGTGCTGCCCCCGGCTCTGCTGCGGATGGTGGCACTGACTCCCTTATCTCCCCCAGGCCCTCGTGTGcttcctggagcagctggaggatgaGGAGGTGCAGACACGTGTGGCAGGGTGTGCGGCGCTGGGCTGCTTGAAGGTGAGGGATgtggggaggaggcagcagggctgcatgttccagaggaagaggaaacaCGTGGCTGGTGACTCTGGACACACCTGCACAACCTCCTGCTCCTGGGAGAGAAAAGCTGGGGATGCCCCAAATGTGCTGTagcagcaggcaggggcagagcaggaaggaaaaaggaggggagAAAGAGGATGAGGGGCTTTTCTGGACCATGGGGCTGCAGTGCCCTGTACTGCCTTCCCCATCTGACTGTGTTCCTGCTCCACC
This region of Aphelocoma coerulescens isolate FSJ_1873_10779 chromosome 11, UR_Acoe_1.0, whole genome shotgun sequence genomic DNA includes:
- the RIPOR1 gene encoding rho family-interacting cell polarization regulator 1 isoform X4: MSLSVRPQRRVLVTKINRSQSFAGVNSSADRPFRNLSAFTPTVSRKTGSRVSRMFSMSHKSPPPKVPQPNRLDEVYEALKKGLTAYLEVHQLELEKLSTQIRESKRNSRLGFLYDLDKQVKSIERFLRRLEFHASKIDELYEAYCIQRRLRDGAHNMVKAYSTGSPGSREARESLAEASKGYKEYTENMCLLENELESQLGEFHIRMKGLAGFARLCAGDQYEIFMKYGRQRWKLRGRIEVNSKQVWDSEEMVFLPLVTEFLSIKVTELKSLANHVVVGNVSCETKDLFAALPQVVAVDINDLGTLKLSLEVTWNPFDKDDQPSAASTVNKASTVNKRFSTYNQSPPDTPSLREQAFYSPERAADKRGWSLLDIFRETLFEKLSQSCSCGDVSSAELGRWPQQGRNMLRRQEELENGTAWSISSESSDDSSSPQLSGSARHATHKPIVQPEVQASAPAIEISFSQQPEEADALLGASGSSVPSAGSQPEDPGSRKKETVANGHVPYSRTLSHISEASVDATMEVKTAESSWEPAPSPEDTGMGEKDADPGAAVAAVAGQDRATEAKPRASVAWATSCEEEAGRAEPVQSQSPAQSDYGTGTPTALAQASAEERPVPTPPQPTSIPEVLRGKMVDSGLEEAIGLLGSALDDYRGQFPELQPLERELKRLEEMLLQKQGIFLSRASSISLTVEHALESFSFLNTSDMEDSEGSEEEPLQDERRAGRPLRGTRAPSAGEMGADDTGMCSGSEASTDPMSTGNEFLDKALVLHLNNCNSLLLKLGTFGPLRCQEMYALDRLLRESQVLEIVCQLTEERAGAATSAADVVQFSTRKEGVLPLWDLCVEVPNVYTCPVERFLQVLSAQYAAPISEQHPGLADAVCVKLVEDVLNRRLPRRPGSAQSEQVTIFQYWSHFESLGALVLDTYMMELAEEALLAQNLNSDDQDVVLRALKRVPEGRLKKEGLKALSLLLVEGNSKVVSAVSAQLRSLAENPRFRQRALVCFLEQLEDEEVQTRVAGCAALGCLKAKESIEQLVYLCQTDKEPVREAAKQSLMLCGEDGKSAHRRLEETLDSLPRIFAPASMASTAF
- the RIPOR1 gene encoding rho family-interacting cell polarization regulator 1 isoform X5, translating into MGVEQRGCTEPGPLSPRASSPASPGTWRPSRSHSTMSLSVRPQRRVLVTKINRSQSFAGVNSSADRPFRNLSAFTPTVSRKTGSRVSRMFSMSHKSPPPKVPQPNRLDEVYEALKKGLTAYLEVHQLELEKLSTQIRESKRNSRLGFLYDLDKQVKSIERFLRRLEFHASKIDELYEAYCIQRRLRDGAHNMVKAYSTGSPGSREARESLAEASKGYKEYTENMCLLENELESQLGEFHIRMKGLAGFARLCAGDQYEIFMKYGRQRWKLRGRIEVNSKQVWDSEEMVFLPLVTEFLSIKVTELKSLANHVVVGNVSCETKDLFAALPQVVAVDINDLGTLKLSLEVTWNPFDKDDQPSAASTVNKASTVNKRFSTYNQSPPDTPSLREQAFYNMLRRQEELENGTAWSISSESSDDSSSPQLSGSARHATHKPIVQPEVQASAPAIEISFSQQPEEADALLGASGSSVPSAGSQPEDPGSRKKETVANGHVPYSRTLSHISEASVDATMEVKTAESSWEPAPSPEDTGMGEKDADPGAAVAAVAGQDRATEAKPRASVAWATSCEEEAGRAEPVQSQSPAQSDYGTGTPTALAQASAEERPVPTPPQPTSIPEVLRGKMVDSGLEEAIGLLGSALDDYRGQFPELQPLERELKRLEEMLLQKQGIFLSRASSISLTVEHALESFSFLNTSDMEDSEGSEEEPLQDERRAGRPLRGTRAPSAGEMGADDTGMCSGSEASTDPMSTGNEFLDKALVLHLNNCNSLLLKLGTFGPLRCQEMYALDRLLRESQVLEIVCQLTEERAGAATSAADVVQFSTRKEGVLPLWDLCVEVPNVYTCPVERFLQVLSAQYAAPISEQHPGLADAVCVKLVEDVLNRRLPRRPGSAQSEQVTIFQYWSHFESLGALVLDTYMMELAEEALLAQNLNSDDQDVVLRALKRVPEGRLKKEGLKALSLLLVEGNSKVVSAVSAQLRSLAENPRFRQRALVCFLEQLEDEEVQTRVAGCAALGCLKAKESIEQLVYLCQTDKEPVREAAKQSLMLCGEDGKSAHRRLEETLDSLPRIFAPASMASTAF
- the RIPOR1 gene encoding rho family-interacting cell polarization regulator 1 isoform X2 translates to MNGKAKGRPSRSHSTMSLSVRPQRRVLVTKINRSQSFAGVNSSADRPFRNLSAFTPTVSRKTGSRVSRMFSMSHKSPPPKVPQPNRLDEVYEALKKGLTAYLEVHQLELEKLSTQIRESKRNSRLGFLYDLDKQVKSIERFLRRLEFHASKIDELYEAYCIQRRLRDGAHNMVKAYSTGSPGSREARESLAEASKGYKEYTENMCLLENELESQLGEFHIRMKGLAGFARLCAGDQYEIFMKYGRQRWKLRGRIEVNSKQVWDSEEMVFLPLVTEFLSIKVTELKSLANHVVVGNVSCETKDLFAALPQVVAVDINDLGTLKLSLEVTWNPFDKDDQPSAASTVNKASTVNKRFSTYNQSPPDTPSLREQAFYSPERAADKRGWSLLDIFRETLFEKLSQSCSCGDVSSAELGRWPQQGRNMLRRQEELENGTAWSISSESSDDSSSPQLSGSARHATHKPIVQPEVQASAPAIEISFSQQPEEADALLGASGSSVPSAGSQPEDPGSRKKETVANGHVPYSRTLSHISEASVDATMEVKTAESSWEPAPSPEDTGMGEKDADPGAAVAAVAGQDRATEAKPRASVAWATSCEEEAGRAEPVQSQSPAQSDYGTGTPTALAQASAEERPVPTPPQPTSIPEVLRGKMVDSGLEEAIGLLGSALDDYRGQFPELQPLERELKRLEEMLLQKQGIFLSRASSISLTVEHALESFSFLNTSDMEDSEGSEEEPLQDERRAGRPLRGTRAPSAGEMGADDTGMCSGSEASTDPMSTGNEFLDKALVLHLNNCNSLLLKLGTFGPLRCQEMYALDRLLRESQVLEIVCQLTEERAGAATSAADVVQFSTRKEGVLPLWDLCVEVPNVYTCPVERFLQVLSAQYAAPISEQHPGLADAVCVKLVEDVLNRRLPRRPGSAQSEQVTIFQYWSHFESLGALVLDTYMMELAEEALLAQNLNSDDQDVVLRALKRVPEGRLKKEGLKALSLLLVEGNSKVVSAVSAQLRSLAENPRFRQRALVCFLEQLEDEEVQTRVAGCAALGCLKAKESIEQLVYLCQTDKEPVREAAKQSLMLCGEDGKSAHRRLEETLDSLPRIFAPASMASTAF
- the RIPOR1 gene encoding rho family-interacting cell polarization regulator 1 isoform X3 — protein: MGVEQRGCTEPGPLSPRASSPASPGTWRPSRSHSTMSLSVRPQRRVLVTKINRSQSFAGVNSSADRPFRNLSAFTPTVSRKTGSRVSRMFSMSHKSPPPKVPQPNRLDEVYEALKKGLTAYLEVHQLELEKLSTQIRESKRNSRLGFLYDLDKQVKSIERFLRRLEFHASKIDELYEAYCIQRRLRDGAHNMVKAYSTGSPGSREARESLAEASKGYKEYTENMCLLENELESQLGEFHIRMKGLAGFARLCAGDQYEIFMKYGRQRWKLRGRIEVNSKQVWDSEEMVFLPLVTEFLSIKVTELKSLANHVVVGNVSCETKDLFAALPQVVAVDINDLGTLKLSLEVTWNPFDKDDQPSAASTVNKASTVNKRFSTYNQSPPDTPSLREQAFYSPERAADKRGWSLLDIFRETLFEKLSQSCSCGDVSSAELGRWPQQGRNMLRRQEELENGTAWSISSESSDDSSSPQLSGSARHATHKPIVQPEVQASAPAIEISFSQQPEEADALLGASGSSVPSAGSQPEDPGSRKKETVANGHVPYSRTLSHISEASVDATMEVKTAESSWEPAPSPEDTGMGEKDADPGAAVAAVAGQDRATEAKPRASVAWATSCEEEAGRAEPVQSQSPAQSDYGTGTPTALAQASAEERPVPTPPQPTSIPEVLRGKMVDSGLEEAIGLLGSALDDYRGQFPELQPLERELKRLEEMLLQKQGIFLSRASSISLTVEHALESFSFLNTSDMEDSEGSEEEPLQDERRAGRPLRGTRAPSAGEMGADDTGMCSGSEASTDPMSTGNEFLDKALVLHLNNCNSLLLKLGTFGPLRCQEMYALDRLLRESQVLEIVCQLTEERAGAATSAADVVQFSTRKEGVLPLWDLCVEVPNVYTCPVERFLQVLSAQYAAPISEQHPGLADAVCVKLVEDVLNRRLPRRPGSAQSEQVTIFQYWSHFESLGALVLDTYMMELAEEALLAQNLNSDDQDVVLRALKRVPEGRLKKEGLKALSLLLVEGNSKVVSAVSAQLRSLAENPRFRQRALVCFLEQLEDEEVQTRVAGCAALGCLKAKESIEQLVYLCQTDKEPVREAAKQSLMLCDGPERTI